CTTCATCAAAAGTGTTAAAGACCAACTTGTTATTGTTGTGGTCACTTAGTACATATGACACAATCCGGCGATCATATAAATCCAATATAGCACTCAGGTAGAGCTTATGGATAATCGGACCTATACAATATTTAAATTCCGTCACATCAGTCAGCCACTTTTCGTTTGGTGCATCAGCATAGAATTGCCGGTTTAGAATGTTTTCTGCTGTGTAAGCTGGATCAGATGCCCGGCGTGTACAACAGTTTTGCCGGTGTTTAATATTTGACTGGATATGTAGTTTACGATCAATGCGCAGAATACGTTTATCATTCACATGCTCATGGTGCCAACGGTTCAAATCATCACGAATTCTGCGGTATCCCTCGTCTGGATGTTTTTCGTGAATTTCGATGACCATCTTAGCCAGTCGCTCATTTTCCCGCTCACTTGGGCTTTTAGCTCCTTTGAGCCAATGGTAATACGCTGAACGGGTTACATGGAAAACTGGACAAAGCTCT
The sequence above is a segment of the Massilibacillus massiliensis genome. Coding sequences within it:
- a CDS encoding IS3 family transposase translates to MHYSVLELCPVFHVTRSAYYHWLKGAKSPSERENERLAKMVIEIHEKHPDEGYRRIRDDLNRWHHEHVNDKRILRIDRKLHIQSNIKHRQNCCTRRASDPAYTAENILNRQFYADAPNEKWLTDVTEFKYCIGPIIHKLYLSAILDLYDRRIVSYVLSDHNNNKLVFNTFDEAVKNNPQAHPLFHSDRGFQYTSRSFHSRLIEHEMTQSMSRVGHCIDNGPMEGFWGVLKREM